TTTTTATCCCGATATGGCAAAAAATTATCAGATTTCCCAATATGACGGCCCTGGTAGTATGGCAATAGCTAAAGCCGGATACATTAACTTAGGTAATAAGAAAATAAGAATAAGAAGAATAAATATCGAAGAGGATCCTGCAAAATCTGTTTATCCCTCAGGCTCAATGTTAACTAGTAAATATACTCTTCTAGATTATAATAGATCTGGTATAGGACTTCTGGAAATAGTGACTGAACCAGATCTCGAACAACCTAAGGAGGCTAGAGAATTTTTAAATAAATTAAGGTCGATTTTAGAGCACTTAGATGTATGCAACTGTGAAATTGAAGGCTCAATGAGAGCTGACGTTAATGTTTCAGTAGAAGGGGGAGAAAGAGTAGAAGTAAAGAACGTCGGTTCAATCAGAGATGTTGAAGATGCAATAAAATATGAGGTTGCTAGGCAGAAAGCCGCTATTTCTCAAGGATTAAAGGTAATTAGAGAGACAAGACATTGGGATGCTGAAAGAAAAGTTACTGTTCCAATTAGATTAAAGGAATCTGAAGAAGATTATAGATATTTCCCAGACCCAGACTTACCTCCATATGAGATAACTGAAGATTATATAAGAAAAATAAAAGAGTTAATGCCAGAGCTTCCAGATGCTAGACAAAAAAGAATAGTGGAAACGTATGGCATCACTGAATACGATGCAGAAGTATTAGTTTCTGATAAGGCACTTGCTGATTTATTTGAGAAGGCTACAAAATTATATGATAACTATAAAAAATTGGCTAACGTTATAATAAATGATTATTTAAGATGGATAAATGATAAGAACTTAAGAGTCACGGATTCTAAGGCTACGCCAGAGGCTTTAGCTGAGCTTATGAATATGATGGATAAAGGAGTGATCTCAATAAAGATTGTGAAGGAAATTTTACCTCAAATAATTCTTGAAGGGAAAAACCCAAGAGAGATAATTGAGAAAGAGAAATTAAATGTGATAACCGATAAAGAGTACCTAGAAAAAATAATAGAGGAAGTATTAGAAGAAGATAAAGATGCAGCATTAGCTGCTAAAAAAGATCCAAAGATTATAAACTATCTTGTAGGTAAGGTAATGAAAAAGACTAAGGGCAAGGCCGATCCGTATTTAACAAATCAATTACTAAAAGAAAAAATTCAGAATATTTAATCGCAGCGTGGGTCTATCATCATTTTTCAGAACTTAAGTTGTAGCTCATCTAAGTAATATAAGATTGGGGAAAGATAAAATGATTAAAGTTACTAAAGATAAAGAGATTAGAAATAGATTATTAGCTATTGATATACTTAGGGAACTTAAAAATTCATACACATATAAAGAGCTTTCAGAAATATTTGGAATTCAAGAAACACTTATTTGTAGATATGTAAACGGGAATACTGTACCTAGTGACTTACAGAGCATGGAAATAGTTTCAAAAATTAAAAATAAGGAATTTCTATTGAAATTTTTCAAAAATAAAATTAAAGTTCTAGAAGACGGCTATATAGATTCTTCACAATTATTACTTTATCCGAATTTATTAAAATTAATTTTAGAACTTTATCTCACAAAAATAATACATCAAGATAATGTAGATAAGATCTTTAGTATAGCCACAAACGGAGTACCTTTCGCTACTGTTGTGTCTCTAATATTAGATAAGCCTCTATTGATAGCAAAAAAACATAAAGATTCTATCAATTTAGAATATTATGAAGAAAGTCTGAAAGAAACTGATAGTGTTGTTAATAACATATATTTAAGAAAGGATTTGATAAAGAAAAACGATAAGATATTAATAGTAGATGATGTTATTAAGTCAGGCAAAACTATAAGCTCTTCTATAAAGCTTCTTCAAAAAGCCAATGTTAGAGTAGTAGGAATATTAGTTATAGTAGGTAATTTGAATAATATAAAGTATCTTAAAGATGAGAATATTCAAGTGATATTCAACATATGACGTTCGCATACCTAGGAAACGGAGTATATACTCTTAATAATGGAATATATATTATAAATACTGAAAACGATTTTTTCATAATAGATACTACTGAGGACATAGGAAATTCCGAGATAATGGATATCCTAGAAATAACAAAAGGTAAAAGACCTAGATATATTATCTTAACCAGTTGTTGTAAATCAGTTAGTGGAGGGGCATGGTATATTTACCAGACGCTAGGGATAAAGATAATTGCACACTATCCAGATTCAATCAGCATAAGACACGGAGAATGCAATAATCTTAGTTATACTCCAGTAAATGTTTCATTGGAGCTTAAAGGATATGTGAATTGTATTGACAATATAAAAATAATTAATTCTAAGGTTCCTACAAATGGTTCAATAATAGTTAAATGGAAGAATTTCCTTTTTGTAGGAAATAACAAGACACTCTCCCCATATGGCAATGAAGTTAAATACGTATGCGGAATTAATGGATGTATAAAGGTGCAATAAGAATGGTTTATGAGCAAATTTGTGATTCCTGTGGAGAATTAAGAGAAGTAAAATACTGCAGTGTGAAAAAAATTAACGCTTGTTATCGTTGCTGCGTAGAATGCAAAATTCGTGATAAATGTAATATTCGCGTATGGTTTAAAGAACTTCAAGTTATAAGATAAGACATGTATATAATAATTTTCTCAACTATAACGATAGATGGAAAATTAGCATCAAAAGATTACTATAGTCAATTAAGTTGCAAATACGACAAATTACGACAACATATTCTTAGATCAGAAGTTGACGCTATAATGGTGGGAGGAAATACCGTACGTGTAGACAACCCTTCTCTAACTCTAAAATATACCAACGGTAAAAATCCTATTAGAGTAATAGTTTCCAATAGCCTAAATTTTGATATAAGCTATAGAATATTCAATACGCTACCACAGACTATGATATACACGTCTACTTCTGCAAATGTGGAAATTGAAAATAAATTGAAAGAAAAAGGAGTTATTATACGAAGGCTAAATAATATTAATATGTGCAATATCATGTCAGATCTAGAATGCAATTTCAATGTCCATAAGATCATGGTAGAAGGCGGAGGAAAATTAATATGGAGCATAATTAAGGAGAACTGTTTTAATGAACTAAGAGTTACAATATCTCCAAGAATATTTGGTAACGGTGTAAGTTTAGCAAACGGTGAAGGTTTCCTAGGTAAAGAGTCCCCAAAACTAAAATTAAAAGATGTAAAAATTTGCGAGTGCGGAGAAGAAGTTCACCTAATATATAGAAATCACACGATAAAAAAATAATGATTTACACGAAATCCTTATATGTACTTTTATATATTTCTCCTTTCTCTAGGTTGCTCACTACTCTCTTATACTTTACTTCATCTCCAATACTGTTCTCTCCGTGTATCTTTACCCATTCATCTAGAGGTATTTGATACTCTTTTAATATCTTGTCTCTGTATAAGTCATTTAGTACGTTATAGGTGCAGAATGGAATTACACGGCCATCTGGAGTTACGTAATGTATATCACACCTCATCACTCTTTGTATATCATAATTATACAGATCCATGAAGTGCATTGTACCTAGGAATAATGTCCTATAGTGCCATTCTCCTAGAGCTTCGTAGTTATGATTAACTATAACGCTATACAACATCTTATAGACGTCGAAGTCTTTAGGACCTTTCTCTTTATCGATAAACTTCCTAATGTTGTACAAGATCTTCAAGCCTACCCAGTATTTATTTCCTCCTTCTTTTAATTCCTCAGATTTTTCTTTAAAGTATTCTAAAAGTCCCTCTAAATCTATAAACTTTGATAATGGTATGAAGTGAGGTTTACCTTCCTTCCACTCAACAAATACGTAAGTTCCTGCACCACAACTTGGATGATTGGCCATTTCAAATTGTTCCTTTCCTGTTAATGCTTCTACTAACCTAGAGAATACTACTGAAGTTCCTATAGGATACCAGCTATCTCTTGTAATTTCTCCGTCAGTTTGATCTTCTATATCTTTAATAATTTCTGGAATCGTTATCCTGAATCTAGATCTCATATTTCTCTTCATCATTCCAGTTAAGCTTACAGGCTGGAAGTTTATTGCTCTTACAACGTCAATATTCTCCGCAGCAAACCTTATAATATTGCCTAGATCGTTATCATTGGTAGTCTTAATCACTGTAGGTACTAAAACTACGCTTGTCATTCCTGCTCTTCTAAATACTTCTAAAGTATATGGAATTTCCCAGTGGTTTTTAGGATTAGTCCTCCTATTTGTTCCATCAAAACTCATGTATATAGTATTAACTCCTGCTTCTCTCAATTGTGTTGCATATTTAATAGCCTTATCTGGATCTTCCATGTAAAGTTTAGCGAATGTACCACCCCAAGTGTTTAACTGAACATGTTTAACTCCTGACTCTCTCAATAGCCTCGTAATTTCTACTAGGTCTTCTCTTAATGTAGGTTCTCCACCAGTTACTTGTATAACTAAAGTAATATCTTGCCTCTTAAGTTGGTCAACCATGAATTTTATCTGCTCTAATGTTGGTTCGAATACGTATCCTGCCTTCTCGGCAAAGAAGAAACAATACCAACAAGCTTGATCGCATCTATTAGTTATAACTAAATTAACTAAAGCTGAATGCTGATGATGCATTGGACATAGCCCACAGTTAAATGGACAAGGAGATTTCAAATCTACATAAGGTACTTTAGGTCCTTTGCCTTCATATTCCCAGTAATCGAATTTATAATACATTCCTACGTCTCCATAGTATAAGTCTTCAAATTCTCCATGTTCAGGACATACTTTTCTTATGTACATTTTCTCGTCTTTTTCAAATATGGTTGCAGGCAATAGCCTATAACAGACTGGACATAAAGAGTGAGTAACTCTTATTAGTTTCTCATTTTCCGCTAGTTTAGGTAACGGACCGCCAATTTTTATCTCTCTATCTCCAAATTTTACTACTCCATCCTCATATTTTGAAGGAGCTGGAAGTAATCTAAAACCTCCGTCTTTCTTCTGAGTCTCTACTTGTGCCATCTGACCATCTAGGACATTAATGACCTTAGTTAATATATAAACATATTCTCCAAATAACCGGTTTATTCAGTTAATACCAGCCCTTAAAATTATCCCATCCTGACACATTTAACGTATTATCTTTGTAT
This genomic interval from Acidianus sp. HS-5 contains the following:
- the tes gene encoding tetraether lipid synthase Tes: MAQVETQKKDGGFRLLPAPSKYEDGVVKFGDREIKIGGPLPKLAENEKLIRVTHSLCPVCYRLLPATIFEKDEKMYIRKVCPEHGEFEDLYYGDVGMYYKFDYWEYEGKGPKVPYVDLKSPCPFNCGLCPMHHQHSALVNLVITNRCDQACWYCFFFAEKAGYVFEPTLEQIKFMVDQLKRQDITLVIQVTGGEPTLREDLVEITRLLRESGVKHVQLNTWGGTFAKLYMEDPDKAIKYATQLREAGVNTIYMSFDGTNRRTNPKNHWEIPYTLEVFRRAGMTSVVLVPTVIKTTNDNDLGNIIRFAAENIDVVRAINFQPVSLTGMMKRNMRSRFRITIPEIIKDIEDQTDGEITRDSWYPIGTSVVFSRLVEALTGKEQFEMANHPSCGAGTYVFVEWKEGKPHFIPLSKFIDLEGLLEYFKEKSEELKEGGNKYWVGLKILYNIRKFIDKEKGPKDFDVYKMLYSVIVNHNYEALGEWHYRTLFLGTMHFMDLYNYDIQRVMRCDIHYVTPDGRVIPFCTYNVLNDLYRDKILKEYQIPLDEWVKIHGENSIGDEVKYKRVVSNLEKGEIYKSTYKDFV
- a CDS encoding MBL fold metallo-hydrolase yields the protein MTFAYLGNGVYTLNNGIYIINTENDFFIIDTTEDIGNSEIMDILEITKGKRPRYIILTSCCKSVSGGAWYIYQTLGIKIIAHYPDSISIRHGECNNLSYTPVNVSLELKGYVNCIDNIKIINSKVPTNGSIIVKWKNFLFVGNNKTLSPYGNEVKYVCGINGCIKVQ
- the gatB gene encoding Asp-tRNA(Asn)/Glu-tRNA(Gln) amidotransferase subunit GatB, with translation MPKIGLEVHVHLNSLKTKLFCSCPTDYVGKEPNTVVCPVCLGLPGAIPVLNEEALKKAVMVAIALNCEIAPYLIFNRKHYFYPDMAKNYQISQYDGPGSMAIAKAGYINLGNKKIRIRRINIEEDPAKSVYPSGSMLTSKYTLLDYNRSGIGLLEIVTEPDLEQPKEAREFLNKLRSILEHLDVCNCEIEGSMRADVNVSVEGGERVEVKNVGSIRDVEDAIKYEVARQKAAISQGLKVIRETRHWDAERKVTVPIRLKESEEDYRYFPDPDLPPYEITEDYIRKIKELMPELPDARQKRIVETYGITEYDAEVLVSDKALADLFEKATKLYDNYKKLANVIINDYLRWINDKNLRVTDSKATPEALAELMNMMDKGVISIKIVKEILPQIILEGKNPREIIEKEKLNVITDKEYLEKIIEEVLEEDKDAALAAKKDPKIINYLVGKVMKKTKGKADPYLTNQLLKEKIQNI
- a CDS encoding 2,5-diamino-6-(ribosylamino)-4(3H)-pyrimidinone 5'-phosphate reductase, whose protein sequence is MYIIIFSTITIDGKLASKDYYSQLSCKYDKLRQHILRSEVDAIMVGGNTVRVDNPSLTLKYTNGKNPIRVIVSNSLNFDISYRIFNTLPQTMIYTSTSANVEIENKLKEKGVIIRRLNNINMCNIMSDLECNFNVHKIMVEGGGKLIWSIIKENCFNELRVTISPRIFGNGVSLANGEGFLGKESPKLKLKDVKICECGEEVHLIYRNHTIKK
- a CDS encoding phosphoribosyltransferase family protein; its protein translation is MIKVTKDKEIRNRLLAIDILRELKNSYTYKELSEIFGIQETLICRYVNGNTVPSDLQSMEIVSKIKNKEFLLKFFKNKIKVLEDGYIDSSQLLLYPNLLKLILELYLTKIIHQDNVDKIFSIATNGVPFATVVSLILDKPLLIAKKHKDSINLEYYEESLKETDSVVNNIYLRKDLIKKNDKILIVDDVIKSGKTISSSIKLLQKANVRVVGILVIVGNLNNIKYLKDENIQVIFNI